GCATTTTATGTATGGATTCACTACCCTATACAACCATATACATGTAAATAATATGATAAACGTTTTCTGTAATTATTATTGAGAAACATACCTGTATTATAGATATAAATAATTCCTTTCCAGCAATAAAGGGTgcagaaacattttttaattcaacaacGGTTTTCGGCTGCGGCCAAAGTAAACTATAAATTCCATCTTTCTCTGTATTTTTAGTTGGACTATCTTTGCCTGATTCACGTAGAGGTACCTCATATACTGGATCTAATGATTTACCAGATTCAATAGAaagctgactcatattacttgaAATACTTTTCTGGCAAAAATTGCCTTCTGTAAATGTAGTTGGATTATGTACTGTTTCAGTTTCATTCGATacaaagtttgataaaaatctTTGAAGAAAACAGTGCAAAGATTGTTTTCCTCGTGAAAGATCATATGGAGTTTTCCCAGCAAAAGTTCTgcaataaattttcttaaaatatgataaaatctGTACCCATATTTATAATACTGTATTATTTAAATACCCTTTAGTTGCTCGTACAAGAGGATTTGCACCTGCTTGTAGCAATTCTTGACAAACAGCAACATCACCACGATCTACTGCATCATGTAATGGTGTAGCACCACATCCATTTACAGCATTTACATCTGCACCTCTATCTAAATAACAGTTATACACGTTTGTATGTTGTTTATTTATATAtcacttttaaaattttaccGATTAAACAGGTGACAATATCTTTGTTCCCATAACAGGCTGCCCAATGTAAAGGTGTATTTTTACTCCCATGGGAATCCCATGAATTTACATTTAATCCTGCATCTAATAGTTGTATCACCCTGTCTGTcctttaaataattacatattattattgaAGCAAgtaaatatattgaatattgatATTGTATATACACGCATATTACATACTCGGATGCAGCAGTTGCTCTTAATAATTCTTCAATGTAAGTACGGCGTATTACATCACTTGACGCAACATCTACAGCATTACATCCATTACTGTTTTGAATAGCTGGATTAGCACCACAGCTTAACAATGTCCTTACAATATCTGGCTGATTTGCCTATATTTTTGTGTAACAAATAAAACATGATTtgttatgtatatttaaatatgttataatatacAGAGTATTTCAGGTTTTGATACTGACATTTTGACAGTATATTCTATAGCACTATTCTTACAGCATTTCTACATCTATATTATTACCTTTGACGCATATGAAAGGAAAGTACCTTCTTCTAAAAGCGGTTGATTAAGAATCTTTTCTTTAGTTATACCTTCGGCTGAATTACCATTTTCACCTATTgcaaaaaagaaacagaaaacaaattttacatcaatccttttaatattgaaaatattattttatactgtttcatgtaacatatttttattcatttttttatcttatttcaaataaaaatatttttaatataatattatgtgataaattaaaaattatgcataattttaatataaagtttGTGACACATACACGCATCTAAAAGAGATCTAATTATATCGGTTCGTCCATGTTCAATAGCTGTACGAATATTTTCGCAAAGGTCTTGCATTTCTGCTTATTCTTATTTCATATCAAAATTCTATATTGCAcaacattttaaattaattatgttaATGTCAGCTACTAAATATTATCGCAAACATATCACTGAACTTGTTCATATTACTGATGCAGTTTTAAGCATCGCAAGGCATCGATGTGTCGAATACAACTAATATCGAATCATCGAAACTGTGTATCGATCTGATacgttttcaaaatattattttcttgtctacaatgtaatttaaatagttacaatttgtacaattttaaagtttttcaatatgttgtatatgtataaattcaataaaataacaacGTTATAAATActagtaattttatttaattcataacaatttatattgaCAAAATACATATATTGACAATAtgtgttcaaaatttatttaatatatttaatttcaaaaacaatataacaaaattagttagagttttaataaattttatatactttacaaaataaacaaacaaacagAACGGAAATAGAAAGAACATGGAATAAGAGAAAAGCTGTGAACGCATCATGTTTTGTTGATGATTTCGTAAAATCGAAGTGTATCTCGAATCAAAAGTGCGATCTGGTTTCGGATAGTATTTTCTAGTGACAATAATGACTTCAGAATTAGTTTTAGGTGTACGTTTAGATCCTCAAACATTAACTACAATTAAACTAaacgatattaattttaaaacaaaggTTGGAGAACTTAAATATGAGACAGCTAAGAGAGTTAACCTATCAAAAGAATCCTTTGGTAAGATGACTTTGTTTTCGAACTTTTGTTCTTTgtctaaaattcttgaattaattttttgattttccTAATATACACTAATGATAACATAGTTCTTTTCACGTGAAATATTctatataatttcaataaaaatatataaatatatttaatctttATACGTGTATAAACGTTTTGATATCTTTTTATGTAGAATTGATTTATTGCGGCAGTGTCCTGGAAGATGACATGACCTTAGAATTTTATGGTTTAAAAAGTGGTGCAATGGTACATGTCTTAAGGAAAAGGGAGCAAGAAATGATGTCGTTACCAAAGTACATATCAGAAGATAGTATTCTGCAACTTGCATCTACATTTAAATCATTTAAAGAAAATCCCAAATTACGAAGTGCTTTAAATGtatgttaattattatatcatattCATTTATAATGGCATACatcataaataataaagaatatatatGCAACACAGCATTTAGGTGAAAGACCAGAAGTTATAAACAATATCATTTCATCTTCTCCTGGTTTACACGAGGATACTGTAGCAATTGCTATCTTGCAAGATCCTGATTTAATGGCATATTTTACAGATGTAGATACAGTTCGAAGGTATGTGTTAATATACTCTtgaatacattaattatttaaaactaaTATATATGTTAATATCTCAAAAAGATTTGCAGAGGCACATCCAGTTCTAGTGGAGGCAGCACAAAATATAGCTGCTGCAGTTCATGCTGAAGTACATAACAATACAACTGCCGGTTCTAACTCTTCGCTGTCTACGTTGCAGCCTACTGCTAATTTCTGTAGTTTAGACAATTTGAGTGATGATGAAGAAATGGCTGGTGATTCTTCTCAGTCTTCAGATTCTACACAGCCATCAAATATGTCAAATAATCCATCAAATTCTGCGATTACTGTTGCACAACTTGCAGCAGCAGTTTCTAGAGCAAGAGCCAGGAGTTTTCCCCTTTCCAATTCTCCTTCCTCTACATCGGCTAGTAGTACCAATTCTGGAGTAATAACCACAGAAATGTTCACTCAAGCTATGCAACAAGCTTCTGCAGCAACGCCCGGTTTAATCAACGATACACCGTTACCACCAATTCTACCAGCCGTTTTACCGCAGTTCACAGATTTGCAACGACAGTTAGCGCAAATGCATGAATTAGGATTACAAGATGACACAATAAACATTCAAGCGCTGCATTTTACAAACGGCGATGTTCAGGCAGCGATCGAACTTGTGTTCAACGGTTTtagcaataattaaatttagttaaattaaatGAGCATAgcgaattatttgaaattaataggATAACAGATGTAATTACACGCGTtctatttgaataaattaaacgAAGTTGTGTGAAGCTCAATAAACGAGAAATGTTTTTTAAAACGTGTAAACGATATTTCAATTCTTGTTTCGTATTTTTTCGTTTTAAAAGCATCTTCTGGAGACAAATCCAATTTATGCAATCTTTCATGTAAATTATATGTTACATTTAAATCATTTAAACTTATTTGTATacttttgataatattaaaacatatattttatacaattttattaatgtatataaaacctatatatatattaagaagtaataaaattacatatatacataaatcATAATAAACTGATTGTTTAAACACTTTCCAATCATCAAGGAAGATTAAAAAGTTTTACACGACACTTGGTTAAGGTGTGTTTTAACGAGCAACAGCAAAGATATTCATTCATGCTCAATTAGTGTCAAAGTAATTCGTGTTGAAACTAGTGTTCAAGATATTATTGGATAAACTATTCAGCTATATTACGTCCTATTGAATTGCGTCGATTTAAATCAGCTCAAATCACGTATCGTCACGTAAAGTCATATCAGATCAGAAATACAGATATCCAAAAATAACAGCAAAtacaatcaaataaaataacgGATTATCTTAGAGGGATTAATTAAATCAAACAAAAAATCACTTGAAGatttaatttcaaacaaaataaaCTTCCATGttgaagataaaataatttggcTGAAAGAAGTTTAAAAGTTATTTTTCAATATGTGGTTGAATTCGCACAATTGTAGTAGCAGAAATAAATGTCGTGCAAGTAAGAAAATAGTTCGCCTAATCGAAACGCCCCTTAAAAAGTGCGTGCGCGCGGTAACGGTAACGCGTGTGCCATGAATCGAGGTGTCTGTGTGCACGCATGCACCG
Above is a window of Megachile rotundata isolate GNS110a chromosome 1, iyMegRotu1, whole genome shotgun sequence DNA encoding:
- the LOC100877833 gene encoding ubiquitin-like protein 7 isoform X2 gives rise to the protein MTSELVLGVRLDPQTLTTIKLNDINFKTKVGELKYETAKRVNLSKESFELIYCGSVLEDDMTLEFYGLKSGAMVHVLRKREQEMMSLPKYISEDSILQLASTFKSFKENPKLRSALNHLGERPEVINNIISSSPGLHEDTVAIAILQDPDLMAYFTDVDTVRRFAEAHPVLVEAAQNIAAAVHAEVHNNTTAGSNSSLSTLQPTANFCSLDNLSDDEEMAGDSSQSSDSTQPSNMSNNPSNSAITVAQLAAAVSRARARSFPLSNSPSSTSASSTNSGVITTEMFTQAMQQASAATPGLINDTPLPPILPAVLPQFTDLQRQLAQMHELGLQDDTINIQALHFTNGDVQAAIELVFNGFSNN
- the LOC100877833 gene encoding ubiquitin-like protein 7 isoform X1: MTSELVLGVRLDPQTLTTIKLNDINFKTKVGELKYETAKRVNLSKESFELIYCGSVLEDDMTLEFYGLKSGAMVHVLRKREQEMMSLPKYISEDSILQLASTFKSFKENPKLRSALNNIYATQHLGERPEVINNIISSSPGLHEDTVAIAILQDPDLMAYFTDVDTVRRFAEAHPVLVEAAQNIAAAVHAEVHNNTTAGSNSSLSTLQPTANFCSLDNLSDDEEMAGDSSQSSDSTQPSNMSNNPSNSAITVAQLAAAVSRARARSFPLSNSPSSTSASSTNSGVITTEMFTQAMQQASAATPGLINDTPLPPILPAVLPQFTDLQRQLAQMHELGLQDDTINIQALHFTNGDVQAAIELVFNGFSNN